The nucleotide sequence GTCGCCGGATCGGTCGGCGTCCTGACGCTCTCGATCCTGGGCTGCCGGGAGCCGCGCGACCTGCGCCTCGCTGAGGTGCTGGGCGAGGCCTTGCAGTTCACCAACATCCTGCGCGATCTGAAGGAGGATGCGCGGCGCGGGCGGCTCTACCAGCCGGCCGAACTGCTCAAGGAAGCAGGCGTCCAGGCCGCCTCGCCGGAGGCGGTGCTTCAGGACAAGGCCCTGCCGCGCGCCTGCGCCCTCCTCGCCGCGGAGGCGGAGGCGCGCTTTCAGGAAGCGCAGCGCCTGATCGACGCGCGGGGCCGCAGACGGCTGCGCGCGCCCAGTCTAATGCTGGCCGTCTATGCCCGCCTGCTGGCGCGCATGCGCGGCGCAGGCTGGCCGCAGGAGGCGCGCATGCGCCTGCCCGCCTGGGAGAAGACCTGGCTGGCCCTGCGCCACGGGGTCCTTTGAGAACATGGCGCCGACACCGCTCCGCAGGGTCCATATCGCGGGCGCCGGCCTTTCCGGTTTGGCGGCGGCCCTCTCGCTCAGCGAGGCGGGGGTCGAGGTCCTGCTCCACGAACAGTCGGCGCAGGCCGGTGGCCGCTGCCGCTCCT is from Limibacillus sp. and encodes:
- the hpnD gene encoding presqualene diphosphate synthase HpnD, which translates into the protein MSVATLEVERIVRASGSSFYWGMRLLPPEQRRALYAVYAFCRRADDIADAPGAPEDRLAALERWRLEVDRAYGGAPESEIGQALGRAAERFQLPREELEAVIDGMAWDVAKPPVAPERAALALYCRKVAGSVGVLTLSILGCREPRDLRLAEVLGEALQFTNILRDLKEDARRGRLYQPAELLKEAGVQAASPEAVLQDKALPRACALLAAEAEARFQEAQRLIDARGRRRLRAPSLMLAVYARLLARMRGAGWPQEARMRLPAWEKTWLALRHGVL